The stretch of DNA CTGCGCAGGCCGAGCCGTTCCAGCACGTTGCCGATATGCGTCTTGACGGTCTCGGTGGAGATGACCAGGGCCTCGGCGATCTGGCGGTTGGTGCTGCCGCCGGCTGCCAGCCAGGCGACTTCCTGCTGGCGCGGCGTCAGCCTGGCCAGAGTGCGCTCGGCGCGCGAGCGCCGCGCTTCCTGCTCCAAGCCGCGCGCCAGCAGGCGCTGGGCCAGCGCCTCCGGGGATTGGCCCTGGGCGAATGCCAGCGTGCGCAGCTGTGAACACAGGTCGGCGGCGACTTCGATCGATACCGGGTCGACTGCCGCCTGCCTATCGAGGGCAGGGGCGGGCCGGACAGGCGCAGGGCGGCGGGTGAGCATGGCATCCCCATGATATAGCACATTTGTTCTAATGTCAAACGACTGGGGCAGGGTTACACTCGCCCGGCCGGGAGGTGGGGAGCGATGACCAGACTTGCACTCGTTGGAAGCCTGGCGTTAACCCTGGCGGCGTGTACGCCGCCCAGCGTCAGCCTGGTCCTGCCAAGTGAGACGCCCGTCGCAGCGGCCACGCCGGTGCTGCCAACGGCCACGCTGCAGCCGGGCAGCACTCCGACCGCCCCACCGCCTCCGACGCCGGATCTGCCGGAGGAGGCCATCCTGATCCTCGAGCCCGGCCTTGCCTCCCGCGCCACCAGCCCGGTGCGGGTCTCTGGGATCGCCGACCCGGCCTTCGAGCAAACGCTGGTGGTCCGGTTGGTGCTGGACGATGGCACCGAGCTCGCGCTGCAACCGGTCATGATCGAAGCCGGGCTTGGACAGCGAGGCCCGTTCAGCACCGAGGTCGCCTTTGTAATCTCGAGCGAGCGCAATGCGGTACTCCAGGTATTTCAGCGGAGCCCTGGCGATGGCGGGACGCTGCACCTGGCTTCGGTGCCGGTGCTGCTGACGCCGTTCGGGCCGGCGCAGATCACCGATCAAGCGAGGCGGCCGGAACAGATCGCCATCTTCGAACCCCAGGCAGGCGCCGTGATCTCGGGCGGGGTGGCACGGGTGGAAGGTATCGGAATCGCCGGGTTCGAACAAACGCTACTGGTGGAGGTCCTCGACGCCGAGGGCAACCGTCTGGGCGCACAGGCCGTGATCATGCAGGGGGTCGAGTACGGCGTGGCGGCTGTCTTCGAGGCCAACGTCCCCTACACCGTGACCACGGCCGGGCCTGGGCGTATCATTGTGCATGACATCAGCCCGGCCTTCGGAGGGGACGTACACCAGGCCAGCGTGGAGATCGAACTCCGGCCTTAGGCGCGCCGTGAGCCCCTCCAGCCTGCTCGCCGCCCAACAGCCACCCGAAAACCCAGCCGGAGACCCCGATGCACAGACAGCGCGCAACCAATACCGCTTGGCGGCGGTAGGATGGGATAGGGCGGAGGACCCGGCCCGCCCGAGGCATGGACAACATGCGTCACCCCGCCTCCAACCCGCAAGACGCAGCCCGGAGCACGCGCCTGCTGGCCGGCGCCGTCCTGATTCCGGCCGTGCCGCTGCTCTGCCTTTCGGTAGCCGCCCTGGCGCTCTTCTACGCTTCCCCCGGCCGGCTGGACCGGGTCCTGGCGCTGCTCCCCGGCGACCAGTTCCTGCGCCTGGCGCTGTTCTTCGCGCCGGCGACGCTGTTCGCCATTGTGGTCATGGCCCTGCTGTACGCCCTCGAGCCGCCTCGGCCGGCGCCCATCCCGGCGGCGCGGCCTGCGCCGGCTCGTCCCGCCCCCAAGCCGCGATTGCTGCCGGCGATGGTCGCCGGCACAATGACGGCCCTGCTGCTCTCGGTGGCGTTGTTGCTGCTCTCCTTCGTCGCGCCCGGAAGGTTCGGGCTGCTGATCGAGCCGCTTCCGGGCGACCGCTACCTCCGAACGATGATCCGGCTGGCGCCCTTCGTGTTCTCGGCGGCGCTGGTGGTGCTGGCCTCGCTGGCGGCGCGGCGCCCTGGCCAGGCGCCGGGGCGCGGCGAGCCAGGCACCCCCTGGAGCGCCGCCGTGTGGTCGGTCCGCCTGCTGTTGATCCCTACCATCCCGCTGCTGCTGTTCTCGTTGGGTGCGCTTGTCCTGTACTACGGCGCGCCCAGCCGGTTCGAGACGCTGATGGCCACACTGGGCAGCGAGGCCTTCATCCGCTTGGTGCTGTTCTTCGCGCCCTTCCTGCTGTTTGCTGTCATCGCTCTGGCATCGCTGTACCTTGGGCGCCCGTCCCGGCCGGGCGTCCTCGTGATCGACGGCCCGGCTGTGCCGGCGGACAGGCTCGAGGGCGCTCCGCCGCGTTCGATGTGGGCCGTCGCTCTGCTCTCGGCCGGGCTGACGGCCACGGCCATGCTGGGTGTGGCCGGGATCGGCGTTGTCGCCTACCTGCTGCTGCGGTAGCCAACCGGTGAGGCGGATGGGACGAACTCTATGCTCGCCCGGCTGATCGCTGACTTCCCCTTCGTGCTGGCGCTGCTCGCCTCGCTCGCCGCCGCGGCGAGTGCTGTGCTGCTCCGCCGCGCTGCGCCCGGTGTCGGACGCTGGGCGGCACAGGCCGGCAGCCTGCTGTGGCTGCTCAGCCTTGCGGTCAACGCATGGTCGCTGCTCTGGGCCTACAGCCTGCGCATCGGCCCCGGCTCGCCCGGCGTGGTCACCTCGTTCGGCACCTACGGGCTGATCGGGCCGGAGGCGGGTGAAACCAACGTCTCCCTGCCCCAGCTTCTGGCAGGGCTGGTGGCGCTGGCGGCTGGGGGTTGGCTTACGGTGTGGGTGCTGCGCGAACGCGCCCGCCTGGGGCTGCTGACGGCGCCGCTGCCGGCGCTAGTGGAGCATTTGCCCTACCGGCGGCTGCGCCGCCCGGGGCTGGTCGGTCTGATCCTGCTCGCCTTGGGGCTGACCATTCTTGCCGAGAGCCTTCCGCTGTGGGTCTGGTTCGTGCTTTGGCTGCCGACGGCGTTGATCCTGGCGGAGATGGCCGATTGGGAGCTGCGCCGGCGATATCCTGGACTGGCCGAGTACTTCCGTCAGACGCCGCGCTACGTACCGCGTCGCGTTCGCACGGCTCGGCCATAGCAGCTTGGGCAAGGTCCCCCTTCCACTTCACCCCGCCCAGGCTGCAGGTCCCCCGTCGGGGCCGGCGCCCTGCAGGACCCAGCCAGCGAGGCGAGCGGCCGGCCGGTTGTTGTGGCCCGATCGGGGTATCCTGCCAGGAGGGCGAGACGGCCCCTCCAGGCCCCTCGCGACACCTGCGCCGCAGGTGCAGGTGAGCAGCCCTCCGATCCCCTCCGCTACGCTACGGGGTGCTCACCGACCGCTGCGGCCCGCGCTTCAACCTCGGACGGACTGGGCGGCATCGCCGGTATCGGGATGAAGCCGTACAAGCTGGCGACGTGACGCAGGAACCAGCGGCTGGCTGGCGTGAACGTCGATACACGAAGCCGGTCGGGGAAGGTCAGCGCGCTGGTGGTGATCCAGCAGATCTCGCGCGGCAGCGCGGCGGAAAGCGCCATCGAGAACCACCAGGCGCGAAAGCCGGGGCGGGTGAAGTGGGTGACGCCGACCAGCCACGAGCCGCGCGTGACATCCGGGATCGGGCCATCGACGCGCAGCGGTGGCGAAAGGCGGCTCACCACTCAGTGGGAATCGCGGCGGAACGAGCGCGGGCGGCGCTGAAGGGCAAGCCAGGCCATGGCCGGGGCTGTGGTGGGATACGTGGCAAAGGCGGACGCGCGGGGCACAGAGGAAGTATGGCGCTGCCGATGGGGGCAGGCTTCAACCGGCGACACGGCGGCGCATCCGGGAATCCGGATGCGCCGCGCGGTTTGATGATCAGGGAGACTGGATCACGAGCACGGTTTCCAGTTTGCGCACCCTACCCAGGCGGGCATGCACACGTCGTCCAGCGTGAAAGTGCTCATGGCCCCTCCGCCCGTGCGAGGCTCGGGGTCGAACTGATCAGTGAACTCAAGCTTGGGGAAGGAGGTGAACGTATCCTCCCCTGACACCGGCATCTCGATCCCCCCGACATTCAGCATCACCACACGGGACAGCAGCAGGGCCTCCGTGATGTCCATCGTGAGCTTGCAGCCGTCAGCCCCTACGACGAGCCAGCCTTCCGCCTCATACTCCGCGGGCCACTCGGCGGTGATGTCGTAACCGATCGTTCCCCCCCGAAGGCCGGTGCCTTGCGCCCCTGAATCGAGCGATGCGGTCCCCGCGCCGGTTCCGAACACCTGGATCGAGCCAGGCTGTTCGTCCTCATTGGTGCCGAAGAGCAACGGGACGGCGCCGGTGATGGTCATCGACCCGATCACGAAGCTGGCCGTGCGGACGATGGTCAGCGTCGCCTTGGCGTCCAGGGGCCCAGTATCAATGGGCTTTGAGGTGGGAAGCGGGGGATCCGCCGTCACGAGCGGCCGGTTGCAGGCGGAGAGGAGAAGGGACAGGGCGAACAAGCAGAGCAGGGGCGGTCTGGTTGCCATAGATAGACCTCCGAGATGCAGGGACGACCTGCGCCGGACGCTGTGAGTATAGGAGCCCTGACGCGCTGGGGCAAACGACCGGAGTTGCCTCGATGATCACCCGTTGCGCGTCAGCCGAGCCGGACGAACACCGCGGCCTGGAAGGGACCGAGCTCAATCTCTTCGGCCGTGAGGCGCGCGGCGCGCTCGGGTTGCGCGGCGAGCCTGAGCGACCAGACGGCCGGTTGTTGTGGCCCGATCGGGGTATCCTGCCAGGAGGGCGAGACGGCCCCTCCAGGCCCCTCGCGACACCTGCGCCGCAGGTGCAGGTGAGCAGCCCTCCGATCCCCTCCGCTACCGGGTGCTCACCGACCGCTGCGCTACGGGCGGTTACGCGCGCAGTGGAAGCTCCAGGCCGTGAGGGAGCCTCGCTTATCCCACTGCCTGGGGATGTCATCCTGTACCCCGGCGGGATTCAAGGGCCCGTGGATCCAGCTCACCACAGAGAGATGGGTTGGGGTGGAGCGCCACAATCGGATTGTGTCTACCCTGCCAGCGCAGGCTCAAGCCAGCAGATAGGCTGCGGCGACCAGAATGACGAAGAGCAGGCTGGCGCCGAGCTGCCGCAGCCCGATGGTGGTTGGGCGTGCGCCGACACCCGGTCGGAGAATGCCATCGACGGCGTCCGCCAGCATAATAGCGAATGCCACCGGCACCAAGCCCGGCACGACGCGCCACGCCACCAGCAGCACAGCCGCCAGCACGTTGAACAGGTGATAGGCCAGCGCTCGCCGGCCGGCACGCCAGCATTCGGCCGGCGGAGGCACGGCAGGCCAGCGGCGCTGGTCAAGGCGCAGATAGACCAGGACAATCGAGGCGGCCGATTGCAGCCAGCAAAGCAGCCACAACAGCCACGGCGTGCGACCGTCGACGCCACCGGAGACCCAGTAGGCCGCGGGCGCAGTCAGCGCCAGAACGCCGGCGCCTACCAGCTCGATCCCCATCTGGCCGCGTTCCTCGCGGCGGCTGACCAGCCACAGATGCCAGACGAAGACGATGGTCGCCGGTATGGCCAGCAGGAGGAGAAGCCCGCCGAATCCCAGGCGGACCAGCCCGGCGAGTCCCAGGGCGACAACCGAGCCGTAGACCGCCGTCCAGAACCAGGCGGGGGCCCGATCGCTTTCCGGCCGTCGCCGGCTGGCGACCTTCACCAGCAGGGTGATCGGTTGGCGGGAGAGGAAGGCGGCGAAGGCCGTGACGAACAGGAGCAGCAGCCCCTGCTGGAGAGCGCCGGCGGCGGCTGTGCCGATCAAGAACGGACCGATCCACCAGATCCACGATCCATGCTCACTCGGCAGGGCGTAGTGCTTGCGGAACACCTGTCCGCGATCCGGACCTCCGGTCATTGACTGGAGATCAAGGTGCCGTCACCAGGCGGTAGACGCCACCGCGCTGGTCGATGAGATACACCCGCCCGGCGGCGTCCTGGCCGAAGGCGGTGATATTGAAGTCCGTGTCGAAGAGCAAACGGCTTTCCCAGCCCGAAGCCTGGGTCGCCAACAGGCCCCACACGCGGCCACTGCAGTAGTCCCCGTACAGGTAGACCCCTTGCCACGCTGGCAGCTCAGGATCGCGCACCACAACGCCGCCAGTCACCGAGCAGCCCTGGTCGTGGCCATACTCGGCCACAGGATCGACCAGGCCTGGGGCGGCATCGCCGGAGAACGGATGCATCCCCTCGCGCAGGTTCCAGCCGTAGTTCTCGCCCCCCGGTGAGCCGCCGGAGTGCCAGTTGACCTCCTCCCAGTCGCCCTGACCGACATCGGCGATGTACAGATCGGCCGTGAGAGGGTCGAAGGCGAAGCGCCAAGGATTGCGCAGACCGGAGGCCCAGATCTCCTGGGGCACCTCCGCGCTGCCGGCGAACGGGTTGTCGGGGGGGATGGCATACCCTTCGCCGCCATCAACGTCCAGGCGCAGGATCTTGCCCAGCAGTGTGTTGAGCGATTGGCCGTTTCCGAGCGGATCTCCGCCCGAGCCGCCGTCGCCGGTGCCGATGTACAGGTATCCGTCCGAGCCGAACGCCAGCCCACCGCCGTTGTGGTTAGCATACGGCTGGTCGATCACCAGCAGCCGACGCTCGCTGGACGAATCGGCGCCACCGGTCTCGGGGGACTGGCCGAAGCGCGCAACGACCGTGTCGCCGGAGCGATCGGTATAGTTGACAAAGAACCAGCCGTTCTCGGCGAAGCGCGGGTGAAAGGCCAGGCCGAGCAGGCCTTGCTCATTTCCTTCTGACCCCACCTGGTTGCGGAGCTCGAGAAACGGCCCCTCAAGTCGCTCGCCATTCTCATACGCCCAGATGCGCCCGGCCTGTTCCACGACAAACAACCGGTCGTCCCCGCCGTGCTGCAGGTCCAGCGGGCGCTCGAGTCCCTCCACCACCTGGGTCCAGACATATCTCTCGGGGTCGGGCAGGGCCGGGACCCGAGGGGCCGGTTCGACTGTGGGCGTGGGGATCGGCGCCGGGGGTGTGCTCGGAGCTGCAGTCGGCGATGCCTCCGGAGGTGCGGCCGCCGGTGAGGCGCCGGTGGCGGTCATGACCGCGGATACGGTTTGTACGGCCGCGGTCTGCACCGCCTGAGACCGGCCTCCGCCGCAGGCGGCCAGAGCCAGGACGATGGTGATCAATCCAATCCAGCGGGCACCAGTCATTCGGGAGGGTCTCCAGGGTGCGTGGTTACAATTGTAATCGTCGGATTTCGATGACCGGGCTGCCTCCGAGCCCAAGGATCCCTCGCGTGTTTCGAGACCAGCTACCTTTCGACAGCCATCAGGATCAGGCGGCGTTCGCGCTGCAAGCGCTGCGCGCTGGCGCCCAGTTGGCTCAACGCGTCCAGCAGGAGTGCGCGGTCCCTGCCACCTCGAAAACCGACCGCTCCCCGGTGACCGTCGCCGACTACGCCGTGCAGGCGGTGGTGGGGGGTATGTTGGAAGCGAGGTTCCCGGGTGACCGGTTGGTGGCCGAGGAAGACAGCCAGGCACTTCGCGCGGCGCCGTCGGTGATGTCGTCCCAGGTGAGGGAATACGTCCGCCAATGGATGCCAGGGGCGATGGCCGACGAGATCTGGCGCTGGATCGATCTCGGCCGCGGGTCAGCCGAGCATGCCTACTGGGTGCTCGATCCGGTGGATGGGACCAAGGGCTTCCTGCGCAACGACCACTATGTGGTGGCGCTGGCCAGGATCGTCGGGAGTCAAGTTGTCCTGGGCGGACTGGGCTGCCCGCGGCTGACGAATCCCGGAGCGCCGGCCGACGGGCTCGGAAGCGTGGTGCTGGCAGTTCGGGGCGAGGGATCATGGATCACCGGCCTGGACGCAGGCGGCTGGCAACGGCTGCAGGTCTCGGCCGAGAAGCGACCCGAGAAGGCCAGGCTGCTGCGGTCTTTCGAGGCGGGCCACACCGATGAGTCGATGCTGGACGAACTGGCCCGCCGCCTGGGGTGCGAGACACCTCCTGTGCGCATGGACAGCCAGGCCAAGTACGCCCGTCTGGCCCAGGGGGAAGGCGAGCTGCTTTTCCGGCTGCTTTCGCCCGCCCGCCCCGACTACCGGGAGAAGGTCTGGGATCAGGCGGCAGGCTCGATCGTGGTCGAGGAGGCGGGCGGACAGGTGAGCGACCTGCGCGGCGAGCCGCTGGACTTCGGCCGCGGGCGCGAGCTGACCGCCAACATCGGTGTGCTGGCCTCGAACGGGTGGCTGCATGCGGCCGCCCTGCGGGCGCTGGAAGAGTTGGGCGCCAACCGCCGGCCGTGACTTCCTCGTAGGACTCCTGGGCGGACCACCTGGCCGCCTGCCTGGCGCTGGCGGCTTCGCTGCTCGACGCTTCCCGGGTCTACGAGAACCCTCCGCATGTCGAGGACGAATTCGCCCACCTGTGGCCGGCCGAGGTGATGGCCCAGGCTGAGCTGACCCTGGCCTCGCCTGCTCAGCCTCACTACTTTGTCGTCCCGTTCGGGGTGGACTTCAAGGGCTAGCACTTTGGCAAGGTTCCGCTTGAGGCAGGCCTATCCAGGCTGGGAGACCGTCCACTACTACC from Anaerolineales bacterium encodes:
- a CDS encoding helix-turn-helix transcriptional regulator, whose translation is MLTRRPAPVRPAPALDRQAAVDPVSIEVAADLCSQLRTLAFAQGQSPEALAQRLLARGLEQEARRSRAERTLARLTPRQQEVAWLAAGGSTNRQIAEALVISTETVKTHIGNVLERLGLRSKAELRLLLLDLDLPWKPARQSTPAAQGPFRPPLRAAAP
- a CDS encoding PQQ-dependent sugar dehydrogenase, producing the protein MTGARWIGLITIVLALAACGGGRSQAVQTAAVQTVSAVMTATGASPAAAPPEASPTAAPSTPPAPIPTPTVEPAPRVPALPDPERYVWTQVVEGLERPLDLQHGGDDRLFVVEQAGRIWAYENGERLEGPFLELRNQVGSEGNEQGLLGLAFHPRFAENGWFFVNYTDRSGDTVVARFGQSPETGGADSSSERRLLVIDQPYANHNGGGLAFGSDGYLYIGTGDGGSGGDPLGNGQSLNTLLGKILRLDVDGGEGYAIPPDNPFAGSAEVPQEIWASGLRNPWRFAFDPLTADLYIADVGQGDWEEVNWHSGGSPGGENYGWNLREGMHPFSGDAAPGLVDPVAEYGHDQGCSVTGGVVVRDPELPAWQGVYLYGDYCSGRVWGLLATQASGWESRLLFDTDFNITAFGQDAAGRVYLIDQRGGVYRLVTAP
- a CDS encoding Gmad2 immunoglobulin-like domain-containing protein, producing MTRLALVGSLALTLAACTPPSVSLVLPSETPVAAATPVLPTATLQPGSTPTAPPPPTPDLPEEAILILEPGLASRATSPVRVSGIADPAFEQTLVVRLVLDDGTELALQPVMIEAGLGQRGPFSTEVAFVISSERNAVLQVFQRSPGDGGTLHLASVPVLLTPFGPAQITDQARRPEQIAIFEPQAGAVISGGVARVEGIGIAGFEQTLLVEVLDAEGNRLGAQAVIMQGVEYGVAAVFEANVPYTVTTAGPGRIIVHDISPAFGGDVHQASVEIELRP
- a CDS encoding YwiC-like family protein, producing MTGGPDRGQVFRKHYALPSEHGSWIWWIGPFLIGTAAAGALQQGLLLLFVTAFAAFLSRQPITLLVKVASRRRPESDRAPAWFWTAVYGSVVALGLAGLVRLGFGGLLLLLAIPATIVFVWHLWLVSRREERGQMGIELVGAGVLALTAPAAYWVSGGVDGRTPWLLWLLCWLQSAASIVLVYLRLDQRRWPAVPPPAECWRAGRRALAYHLFNVLAAVLLVAWRVVPGLVPVAFAIMLADAVDGILRPGVGARPTTIGLRQLGASLLFVILVAAAYLLA